A segment of the Desulfonatronovibrio hydrogenovorans DSM 9292 genome:
TTTCTTCTCTGATCATTGAGCTTGTTCAGCCTGGAAGCAAGCTTTCTAGCCAGAGACAGATCCTTGGTCAGCAGAAGTTCCAGGGCGATAACCGGGTCATCAAGCCTTCCTGCAGCATTAATCCTTGGTCCCAGACCGAATCCAACCTCACCGGCTCCGATGCCGTCATTTCCATTTATCCCGCTTGCCTCTTTGAGGGCAAATATCCCTGGCCTTTCAGCCTGGTTTAGAAGTAAAAGGCCGTTTTTGACCAGTATTCTGTTGGTCCGGTCCAGCCGGACAAGATCGGCAATGGTTCCCAGGGCAACCAGGTCAAGGAAGCGGCGGATATCGGTTTTCTGTCCTGGAAGTATTCTGTTCAAGGCAGCCATGAGAAAAAAAGCGGTTCCCACTCCGGACAGTTCCGAATGAGGGCAGGATACAAGTCTTGGATTGATGATGGCGCAAGCCTGGGGCAGGATCTCGCCGGGCTGGTGATGATCAGTTAGAACAACTTTGATGCCAAGCTCCCTGGCTCTTTTCACCTCTTTAAAGTTGGAGATGCCACAATCAACTGTGATGAGGGTTTTGACTCCTTCCCGGGCCAGGGTTTCAATTTCTCTGCAATTAAGGCCATATCCGTCTTCTAGCCTATGTGGAAGAACAGCCAGGATACTCAGGCCCCGCTGGGCAAAAAAGTCTTTGATCAAAGCCACGGATGTAATACCGTCAACGTCGTAATCACCCCATACCGCAATTTTTTCGTTTTTATCTATGGATGAAGCAATAATCTCTGCTCCCTGGGAAAGGCCTTCCCAGTCCTCAAGAGATCCAAGGTAGCGCAGGCCAGGGCTCAAGAAGAAGTGCATGTCATCGTATGTGGTCATGCCCCGCTGATACAACAGTCTGCAAAGAATAGGGGATATCTCTAGATCCCTGGCCAGGGATCTGATAGATTCAGTCGGAGGTTCAGGCTCCCTGAGGCGCCAGGCTGGCATATTCTGATCAGTAACGGGGTTCATATGGATGGTCAGTTGGAAAAGAGGCTTTTGAGTTCCATGAGTTCAGGACCGGTCAACATGGTCTTGGCGGTTGAAAGGGTTTTGTCCATGTCCAGTCCAAGTTTGGAAAAAGACCTGGTCACTCTGGAAAAGGTATTCTCTTCAAGGTTTCGGCTGATAAAATCAGCCAGATTGATGATCTCAGCTTGTTGTAAATATTTTGGATCACACATGTCAGGGTTGTGATGCCAGTTGACAACCTCGGTTATGGATTCCGGGAAATTCCATTGTCTGAGAACCATAGCCCCGATAAGAGCATGGTCCATGCCCCAGAATTTATCTTCAGCCTGGTTCAGGGATATATCTTCCATGTGGGCCAGCTTTACTATTTCCAGCCAGTCCTTTGAGGCATAAAGTACAACCATGAGCTTGCCCAGATCATGAAGAATGCCCATGGTAAAGAGGTCAGCCGAGTCATTGCGTCCACACATAATGCCGATTTCTTCAGCCAAGGATGCGACAAAACACTGGTGTTCCCAGTATCGGCTCAGATTGAAAACAGTTTTGTCCACTTTGGCCCCTAGATCAGACAGAGAAACAGCCAGGATGATTTTTCTTACTTCAAAAAATCCCAGCAGGTTGGCAGCTCTTGAAATGGAGGATATCTGGGCCTGAAATCCGTAATATGCAGAATTGGCTCTGGACAGGACTTTTGCAGTCAGACCCTGGTCCCTGGAGATGGTTCTGGCGATTTCATCCAGGCTGGAGATTGAATCAGGGGAAGTCTGCCTGAACAAGTCACCCAAAAACTGCGCTGATACCGGAAGATCATTTTTGATTCCGGAAAGTTTGCGCAAAAAAAACTGGGCTTTTTCATGCTCCATGGTTCGTGT
Coding sequences within it:
- the recJ gene encoding single-stranded-DNA-specific exonuclease RecJ, giving the protein MNPVTDQNMPAWRLREPEPPTESIRSLARDLEISPILCRLLYQRGMTTYDDMHFFLSPGLRYLGSLEDWEGLSQGAEIIASSIDKNEKIAVWGDYDVDGITSVALIKDFFAQRGLSILAVLPHRLEDGYGLNCREIETLAREGVKTLITVDCGISNFKEVKRARELGIKVVLTDHHQPGEILPQACAIINPRLVSCPHSELSGVGTAFFLMAALNRILPGQKTDIRRFLDLVALGTIADLVRLDRTNRILVKNGLLLLNQAERPGIFALKEASGINGNDGIGAGEVGFGLGPRINAAGRLDDPVIALELLLTKDLSLARKLASRLNKLNDQRRKTEEEILAQARDMAESMSEYRGLVLFNPDWHPGVIGIVASRIVDEFHRPCFVLTKEDGMIKGSGRSIGEFNLYENLCSLSRILERFGGHSQAAGLSLVPERLDDFREKFNDQVISSIGPEPIAREIVLDAGLDFDQLSPELISELELLQPFGPGNPRPVFLSSELLVQDQVLFGNDKHVRFSFKEEKSGIILKGQFWRQGKKWAKTSITGKKAILAYTPAVNTYRGVTSIRLNIKEILSVR
- a CDS encoding HDOD domain-containing protein — translated: MEHEKAQFFLRKLSGIKNDLPVSAQFLGDLFRQTSPDSISSLDEIARTISRDQGLTAKVLSRANSAYYGFQAQISSISRAANLLGFFEVRKIILAVSLSDLGAKVDKTVFNLSRYWEHQCFVASLAEEIGIMCGRNDSADLFTMGILHDLGKLMVVLYASKDWLEIVKLAHMEDISLNQAEDKFWGMDHALIGAMVLRQWNFPESITEVVNWHHNPDMCDPKYLQQAEIINLADFISRNLEENTFSRVTRSFSKLGLDMDKTLSTAKTMLTGPELMELKSLFSN